From one Actinomyces sp. Marseille-P3109 genomic stretch:
- a CDS encoding LysM peptidoglycan-binding domain-containing protein, which translates to MSAIAVPPSPRPASRTQVRERTAEPAAEQTGVRRIGRAAGQVPPRPRLRLVTDDFVPEVPSCRAADAVARRPAAASALTMPAPPMRRPARPAALRGRRAELEKLAPQHPAVRASRLREGGQRGGAPQEEGREDFVAGPAREPQERTVRSGAGPRLLRGGSRVVIAAIVLTCCGLMLGGLVGLTSPTSSASAAQGAVRTTTTVVRPGESLWEIAAASGTSDVSAMVTRIVELNDLESATVHAGQPLEVPVG; encoded by the coding sequence ATGAGCGCCATCGCCGTCCCGCCCTCACCCCGCCCGGCGTCTCGTACCCAGGTTCGCGAGCGCACCGCCGAGCCGGCTGCCGAGCAGACCGGTGTGCGGCGTATCGGACGTGCCGCCGGGCAGGTGCCTCCTCGGCCTCGGCTGCGGCTGGTCACTGATGACTTCGTCCCCGAGGTTCCGTCGTGCCGTGCGGCCGATGCCGTCGCACGACGCCCCGCAGCAGCGTCGGCCCTCACGATGCCGGCGCCGCCGATGCGTCGCCCCGCCCGGCCGGCTGCCCTGCGCGGTCGTCGGGCCGAGCTGGAGAAGCTGGCGCCTCAGCACCCGGCTGTGCGGGCGTCCAGGCTGCGTGAGGGGGGTCAACGTGGCGGCGCTCCGCAGGAAGAGGGGCGAGAGGACTTCGTCGCCGGCCCGGCCCGGGAGCCTCAGGAACGCACCGTCCGTTCCGGTGCCGGTCCTCGTCTCCTCCGTGGCGGGTCCCGGGTCGTCATCGCCGCGATCGTGCTCACCTGCTGCGGGCTCATGCTGGGAGGCCTGGTGGGCCTGACCTCTCCGACCTCCAGCGCATCAGCCGCCCAGGGGGCCGTGAGGACAACCACCACCGTGGTTCGTCCCGGTGAGTCCCTGTGGGAGATCGCCGCAGCCAGTGGGACCTCGGACGTCTCCGCGATGGTGACTCGGATCGTCGAGCTCAACGATCTGGAGAGCGCCACCGTCCATGCCGGGCAGCCCCTCGAGGTTCCGGTCGGCTGA
- the nrdR gene encoding transcriptional regulator NrdR — protein sequence MHCPFCRHDGSRVVDSRTAEDGTSIRRRRECQQCGRRFTTLETASLSVRKRSGVVEPFSRDKVMVGVRRACQGRPVSDDDLALLAHRVEEAIRASGQALVDSHDVGLAILGPLRELDQIAYLRFASVYSSFDSLEDFETAIAELRGAGVAS from the coding sequence GTGCACTGCCCCTTCTGCCGTCACGACGGCTCGCGTGTCGTCGACTCCCGGACCGCGGAGGATGGCACCTCGATCCGTCGTCGTCGCGAGTGCCAGCAGTGCGGGCGTCGTTTCACCACCCTGGAGACCGCCAGCCTGTCGGTCCGCAAGCGCTCCGGCGTCGTTGAGCCCTTCAGCCGGGACAAGGTGATGGTCGGGGTGCGGCGCGCCTGTCAGGGCCGCCCCGTCTCCGATGACGACCTCGCGCTCCTGGCCCACAGGGTCGAGGAGGCCATCCGTGCCAGCGGTCAGGCGCTCGTCGACTCCCATGACGTCGGCCTGGCGATCCTCGGTCCTCTGCGCGAGCTTGACCAGATCGCCTACCTGCGCTTCGCCTCGGTCTACTCCTCCTTCGATTCCCTGGAGGATTTCGAGACGGCCATCGCCGAGCTGCGCGGCGCCGGGGTCGCCTCCTAG
- a CDS encoding glycosyltransferase family 4 protein, whose translation MRVLIVSDCYAPRLGGIETQVRDLARNLRLAGHRPAVVTATPVGEHRGRSVERVDGFPVYRTTAHLPSELPVHPRAGRELHDLMSRLRPDVIHAHVGIVSPFAWSGIGAARRAGLPLAVTFHCVLGPWASVAGALGPVSPVRGWQRGGADLTAVSSMLAAEVRRAGAHDPVTVLPNGITIADWRLARPGARECRPHRPVTVVASLRWIERKRPLQVVRAFAQAVRSTPGTDAVLKIYGDGPLRDRLTREVADSGLADRIALVGRVERSELAQAFTRADIYLQTSPADSFGISTLEARSAGLAVVALRSSGVSDFVTDGIDGLLADDDAGLTRELAALLGDDELLERIKAHNYEVDPLPEWGTVVQMNVEAYRRAIALAGAHRLRRRGLSR comes from the coding sequence ATGCGCGTCCTCATCGTCTCCGACTGCTATGCGCCGCGACTGGGCGGCATCGAGACCCAGGTGCGGGACCTCGCCCGCAACCTGAGGCTGGCGGGGCACAGGCCCGCCGTCGTCACCGCGACGCCGGTCGGTGAGCATCGCGGCCGCAGCGTTGAGCGGGTCGATGGCTTCCCGGTCTACCGCACGACCGCGCACTTGCCCAGCGAGCTGCCCGTTCATCCACGAGCCGGGCGTGAGCTGCACGATCTCATGTCCCGTCTGCGTCCAGACGTCATCCATGCCCATGTCGGCATCGTCTCGCCCTTTGCCTGGTCCGGTATCGGTGCGGCCCGGCGGGCGGGACTCCCGCTGGCCGTCACCTTCCACTGCGTGCTGGGTCCCTGGGCGTCGGTGGCCGGGGCACTCGGTCCCGTCAGTCCCGTACGAGGGTGGCAGCGCGGCGGTGCCGACCTGACGGCGGTGTCCTCCATGCTCGCCGCCGAGGTCCGGCGTGCCGGCGCCCATGATCCGGTGACCGTCCTGCCCAACGGCATCACCATCGCCGACTGGCGCCTGGCGAGACCGGGCGCCCGGGAGTGCAGGCCTCACCGGCCGGTCACGGTGGTCGCCTCCCTGCGGTGGATCGAGCGCAAGCGCCCCCTGCAAGTCGTGCGCGCCTTCGCCCAGGCGGTCAGGAGCACGCCCGGAACCGATGCCGTCCTCAAGATCTACGGGGACGGTCCGCTGCGTGACCGGCTCACCCGGGAGGTTGCCGACTCCGGCCTGGCTGACCGCATCGCCCTCGTGGGGCGCGTTGAGCGCAGCGAGCTCGCCCAGGCCTTCACCCGGGCCGACATCTACCTGCAGACTTCTCCCGCCGACTCCTTCGGCATCTCCACCCTCGAGGCCCGCAGTGCGGGGCTGGCAGTCGTCGCCCTGCGCTCCAGCGGGGTCAGTGACTTCGTCACCGACGGCATCGACGGTCTCCTGGCCGACGACGACGCCGGCCTGACCCGCGAGCTGGCCGCGCTCCTGGGGGACGACGAGCTGCTCGAGCGGATCAAGGCGCACAACTACGAGGTCGACCCGCTGCCCGAGTGGGGCACGGTGGTGCAGATGAACGTCGAGGCCTACCGGCGCGCCATCGCCCTGGCGGGCGCGCACCGGCTCAGGAGACGGGGCCTGAGTCGCTGA
- a CDS encoding IclR family transcriptional regulator has product MDSSFENDSSGVGVIDKAALVMSALESGPATLAQLVSATHLARPTAHRIAVALEFHRLVTRDSQGRFVLGPRLSELASAAGEDHLLAAAGPVLAALRDKTHESAQLYRRQGDVRICVANAERPIGLRDSIPVGATMSMQGGSAAQVLLAWEEPDRLHRGLVGARFTATMLSAVRRRGWAQSVGEREPGVASVSAPVRGPGGKVVAAISISGPIERMGRQPGRVHGHVVMAAARRLSEVLSDSGPVS; this is encoded by the coding sequence ATGGACAGCTCCTTTGAGAACGACAGCAGCGGCGTCGGCGTGATCGACAAGGCGGCCTTGGTGATGAGCGCGTTGGAGTCGGGCCCGGCAACCCTGGCCCAGCTCGTGTCCGCCACCCACCTGGCCCGCCCCACGGCGCACCGCATCGCGGTCGCGCTGGAGTTCCACCGCTTGGTGACCCGGGACTCCCAAGGACGTTTCGTCCTGGGCCCCAGGCTCTCCGAGCTGGCCAGCGCCGCGGGCGAGGACCACCTCCTGGCCGCCGCCGGACCGGTGCTGGCGGCGCTGCGCGACAAGACCCATGAGTCCGCGCAACTCTACCGCCGTCAGGGCGACGTGCGCATCTGCGTGGCCAACGCCGAGCGCCCCATCGGCCTGCGCGACTCCATTCCCGTGGGCGCCACCATGTCCATGCAAGGGGGATCCGCGGCACAGGTGCTCCTCGCCTGGGAGGAGCCCGACCGCCTGCACCGCGGTCTGGTGGGCGCCCGCTTCACCGCCACCATGCTTTCGGCGGTCCGACGCCGGGGCTGGGCCCAGTCGGTCGGAGAGCGCGAGCCAGGGGTCGCCTCGGTCTCAGCGCCGGTGCGCGGACCGGGGGGAAAGGTGGTGGCCGCGATCTCGATCTCCGGGCCCATCGAGCGCATGGGCCGCCAGCCCGGCCGCGTCCACGGTCACGTGGTCATGGCGGCGGCGCGTCGCCTGTCCGAGGTGCTCAGCGACTCAGGCCCCGTCTCCTGA